A genomic stretch from Chitinophaga lutea includes:
- a CDS encoding sensor histidine kinase, translating to MTALCGVPSIAQWAASSFERYTIQQGLSDNNVFCITQDGQGYIWLGTENGLNRFDGNAFTSYYHDTSGRSIPGNHIIGLKRAGPHEILVLTQKGVHALHTLRMEGRNYLLPETERTRTNQNRLVDVLRLKNGALAVSSSLGFYVMNPDTGLAFSFNRLKAGGEGASVANYGQNMFQLGNGNVLLFTRQEGISLYVTSTRRFIRYRTALPAGLHEFNQPWLVRYQLDSERFLLVHQSKDSITCYNTNGNTKYVSVIPSSIRQELTNESRIFPLPGNRFALMSVRSGLFVFHLASNGSIRFEETPLLKEYKCNYVFTDREGRVWVGTSLGLLRERKDQPFFTSRQLNDGKAGSFAQFYALLRHRDRFYIASASPQIVITVADTATMKVIRRIPLPATAQAQMQLPSIQCYYGDTLWIGTNNGIIWLDTRSHRTGHVEVPPLLKGKRIHLAPAMKNGDAWMVSQWEGIVTRYNIRQRTFTCYTGKTNPALPFDRVKHVVYDAYGDVWISGHSLARWSYRSGKFDDTVISRYNGINKNEDNILAICADARGSLWLHSFENGLQEYRIRENRFVNHTWSDGFSSNAIVNLSNREVKGKIWFSTPSNQVGNIDLDTRKFNLYGARDGLPEERPGSRYIFYDEEAGRCYALTSNYLVRFSPDEEPAVANVSPILIEQVAAPDVLLHYPGDTVRFPYQRNDVAVRFTMVSYSHNPDNLFFYRINEAKAWIPLRNQRSINMNGLSPGAYNLWIKAVGKHGDEQLRRLTIIIRPPFWETWWFIVLLALLAGSAGYAVLRWRERMQQKKLELAVLNQQLTEMEMKALHAQMNPHFIFNCLNSILGMIIYHRNEEAYRYLNRFAALIRQNLDHSKRSFITLQQNIDYLHNYLKMEQLRFTNFEYEMKVDDRLNTAEIMIAPMLIQPLAENAIWHGLQAVEDKKQLWISFSKDTDYLVCEIEDNGIGIKRASADSSTTQHHLSIGIDNIRKRIGLLQQKYNTDCILSFLDKGDKGTGESGTIVTLTWKII from the coding sequence TTGACAGCGCTGTGTGGCGTTCCCTCAATTGCCCAGTGGGCCGCATCCTCTTTTGAACGTTATACCATTCAACAGGGACTGTCCGATAACAACGTTTTCTGTATTACGCAGGACGGGCAGGGGTATATCTGGCTGGGCACCGAAAACGGGCTCAACCGCTTCGACGGCAATGCCTTTACCAGCTACTATCACGATACCAGCGGCCGCAGCATTCCTGGCAATCACATTATCGGTCTGAAGCGCGCAGGCCCACATGAAATACTGGTGCTGACGCAGAAAGGCGTGCATGCGCTGCACACACTGCGGATGGAAGGCCGCAACTATTTATTGCCAGAAACGGAGCGGACACGCACCAATCAGAACCGGCTGGTAGATGTACTGCGGCTAAAAAACGGCGCACTGGCTGTCAGTTCATCGCTGGGCTTTTACGTGATGAACCCCGACACCGGGCTGGCCTTCAGTTTCAACCGGTTGAAAGCCGGTGGCGAAGGGGCGTCAGTGGCTAATTACGGACAGAATATGTTCCAGCTGGGGAACGGGAACGTTTTGTTGTTTACGCGGCAGGAAGGCATATCGCTGTATGTAACGTCCACCCGCAGGTTCATCCGGTACCGCACCGCGCTGCCGGCCGGCCTCCACGAATTCAACCAGCCCTGGCTGGTACGCTACCAGCTCGATTCGGAACGTTTCCTGCTGGTGCATCAGTCTAAAGACAGTATCACCTGCTATAACACTAACGGGAATACGAAGTATGTATCTGTTATCCCGTCGTCTATCCGGCAGGAACTGACGAACGAAAGCCGCATATTCCCGCTGCCCGGCAACCGTTTTGCATTGATGTCAGTACGTTCGGGACTGTTTGTTTTTCATCTTGCGTCCAATGGCAGTATCCGGTTTGAAGAAACACCACTGTTGAAAGAATACAAATGCAATTATGTATTTACGGATCGTGAAGGCCGGGTATGGGTAGGCACTTCGCTGGGGCTGCTGCGTGAACGGAAAGATCAGCCGTTTTTTACATCCCGGCAGCTGAACGACGGAAAGGCCGGGAGTTTTGCCCAGTTTTATGCCTTGTTGCGGCACCGGGACCGTTTTTATATCGCAAGCGCTTCCCCGCAGATCGTGATCACGGTGGCAGATACGGCCACCATGAAAGTGATCCGGCGTATTCCGCTTCCGGCCACAGCACAGGCACAAATGCAACTCCCCTCTATCCAGTGTTATTATGGCGATACGCTTTGGATAGGCACGAACAACGGCATCATATGGCTTGATACCCGGAGCCACAGAACCGGCCATGTGGAAGTGCCGCCCCTGCTGAAGGGGAAACGCATCCACCTGGCGCCGGCCATGAAAAACGGCGATGCCTGGATGGTGTCGCAGTGGGAAGGTATTGTGACGAGGTACAATATCCGGCAGCGCACATTTACCTGCTACACCGGGAAAACCAATCCGGCGCTGCCTTTCGATCGGGTAAAGCACGTGGTGTACGACGCCTACGGCGATGTGTGGATTTCAGGGCACAGCCTGGCGCGCTGGAGTTACAGGAGTGGGAAATTCGACGATACGGTCATCAGCCGTTATAACGGCATCAATAAAAATGAAGATAACATCCTCGCCATCTGTGCGGATGCACGAGGTTCCCTGTGGCTGCATAGTTTCGAGAACGGGCTGCAGGAATACCGCATCCGGGAAAACCGGTTTGTGAACCATACCTGGAGCGACGGTTTTTCTTCCAATGCCATCGTGAACCTCAGCAACCGTGAGGTGAAAGGGAAAATATGGTTTTCCACGCCCAGCAACCAGGTGGGCAATATCGACCTCGATACGAGGAAATTTAACCTGTATGGTGCACGCGACGGGTTGCCGGAAGAGCGCCCCGGTTCGCGTTATATTTTTTACGACGAGGAGGCCGGCCGGTGTTATGCGCTGACCTCGAATTACCTGGTAAGGTTTTCCCCTGATGAAGAGCCTGCCGTGGCCAATGTGAGCCCCATCCTGATAGAACAGGTCGCTGCTCCCGATGTGCTCCTCCATTATCCCGGCGATACCGTCCGTTTCCCTTACCAGCGTAACGATGTGGCAGTCCGTTTTACCATGGTCAGCTATAGTCATAATCCCGACAATCTTTTTTTCTACCGCATCAACGAAGCGAAGGCCTGGATACCGCTCAGGAATCAGCGGAGCATCAACATGAATGGCCTGTCGCCCGGCGCCTACAATCTCTGGATCAAAGCTGTGGGAAAACATGGCGATGAGCAGCTCAGACGACTGACGATCATCATCAGGCCGCCTTTCTGGGAAACATGGTGGTTTATCGTACTGCTGGCGTTGCTGGCCGGATCGGCCGGTTATGCAGTGCTCAGGTGGCGGGAAAGGATGCAACAGAAAAAGCTGGAACTGGCCGTGCTGAACCAGCAGCTCACGGAAATGGAAATGAAGGCGCTGCATGCGCAGATGAACCCGCATTTTATTTTCAATTGTCTCAACAGCATCCTCGGCATGATCATCTATCACCGGAACGAGGAAGCGTACCGGTACCTCAACCGTTTCGCAGCACTTATCCGCCAGAACCTCGATCACAGCAAGCGTTCTTTTATCACGCTGCAACAGAATATCGATTACCTGCACAATTATCTCAAAATGGAACAACTGCGTTTCACCAACTTCGAATATGAAATGAAGGTCGACGACCGCCTCAATACTGCCGAAATCATGATCGCGCCCATGCTGATACAGCCTCTCGCAGAAAATGCTATCTGGCATGGGCTGCAGGCCGTGGAAGATAAAAAGCAGCTCTGGATATCCTTTTCGAAAGATACCGATTACCTGGTGTGTGAAATTGAAGATAACGGCATCGGTATCAAACGAGCGTCGGCCGATAGCAGTACCACGCAGCATCACCTTTCCATCGGCATCGACAATATCCGTAAAAGGATCGGGCTGTTGCAGCAGAAATATAATACGGATTGTATCCTCAGTTTCCTGGATAAAGGCGACAAAGGAACGGGCGAAAGCGGCACCATCGTAACCCTTACATGGAAAATCATATGA
- a CDS encoding LytR/AlgR family response regulator transcription factor, with protein sequence MIRAIITDDEVRSVETLRRLLEMYCPAVKVVAECYSAESTRRQIALHRPDLLFLDIAMPGKSGLDLLHELGETPFEIIFITAFNEFMTQAFRFSAIDYILKPVDEELLVKAVSRVEKRMSLAAAPASMEALRYNLKNLQHPQEMKICIPHAKGFVLVHLADIIYCEANNTYTTFFLTSGKPFVSSKSIIDFELLLQDTSFCRIHKSFLVNMLHIKEYVKGEGGSVILSNNAELEVSRRKKDHFLARVKEYYKF encoded by the coding sequence ATGATCAGAGCTATTATTACAGACGACGAAGTGCGCAGCGTGGAAACCCTGCGCAGATTGCTGGAGATGTATTGCCCGGCCGTGAAAGTGGTGGCGGAATGTTACAGCGCCGAATCCACCCGCCGGCAGATCGCCCTGCACCGCCCCGATTTGTTGTTTCTCGACATTGCCATGCCCGGCAAAAGCGGGCTGGATTTGCTGCATGAGCTGGGCGAAACGCCATTCGAGATCATTTTCATTACCGCATTCAATGAATTTATGACGCAGGCTTTCCGTTTCAGTGCCATCGATTATATTCTGAAGCCGGTAGATGAGGAATTGCTGGTGAAGGCCGTCAGCCGGGTGGAAAAGCGGATGAGCCTGGCCGCCGCGCCCGCTTCCATGGAAGCGCTGCGGTATAATCTGAAGAATCTTCAGCATCCGCAGGAAATGAAGATCTGTATCCCGCATGCCAAAGGATTTGTACTGGTGCACCTGGCGGATATCATTTACTGCGAGGCCAATAATACATATACCACTTTTTTCCTGACCAGCGGGAAACCGTTCGTTTCGTCGAAGTCGATCATCGATTTTGAGCTGCTGCTGCAGGATACATCTTTCTGCCGGATCCACAAGTCGTTTCTGGTGAATATGCTGCACATCAAAGAGTATGTGAAAGGGGAAGGGGGGAGTGTTATTTTGAGCAATAATGCGGAACTGGAGGTGTCGCGCCGGAAAAAAGATCATTTCCTGGCACGTGTGAAGGAGTATTATAAATTTTAA